Part of the Brassica oleracea var. oleracea cultivar TO1000 chromosome C8, BOL, whole genome shotgun sequence genome is shown below.
TGAAATTAGAATTCACCAGGTGTTCCAGTACTCTCAGCAAATTTTCTAACACATCGTTGACAAATGCCCTTTTTGTGAAATATTTAGTTAAAAAGAAAATTTCAAAAGAAAGAAACAAAACAAAACAAAACCAAAATCATGGCGTTATTCCTTAATTATCCCAAGCTCAAGCTCATTAACAGGTTGAGCCTCTTCTTCTTGTTCGTAGAGTTGCACAAGGCTAATGTTAACGTTCTCCTCAGGCTCCCACGTGGCATCAGCCATATCAGTCCATTTGACAAGATACTCAGTGTTGCCATCGTCCCCCATCCTCTTTCCCATCACCCTCTCCGCCACAGCGTACTCAAGCCCAGCTTCGTAGTCCTTCACCACATCTTCCGCCACGTGTACACCTTTCACCCAGTCGCAATCTCCACCGTCCTTCCATTTCACCAGATACTCCACGTCTTTCCCTCTCCCTCGCTTCTCCAAAATCTCCTCCACCTCCGCGTACTCGAACACTTGATCTTCAAGAATGCTGATCACCTTCTCCAGCCCTATTCTACGACCGAACTGCATCGGGTTCCCTTTCGGCGTCGTTTTCAGAATCTCCCTCGCCAGCTCCAGCGGCGTCAACCCTCTCTCGTCTTCCACCTCAGCATCCGCTCCGAGCTCCACCAGCGCCGCCACCGCATCCGGTTGCACGTACCCGGCCGCCATGTGCAGCGCGGTTAAGCCGCCTCTTATGTCCCGGTGGTCA
Proteins encoded:
- the LOC106312625 gene encoding signal recognition particle 43 kDa protein, chloroplastic yields the protein MDTSSLVINHHQSLSRIIKLPHVPKSYAFSSFQSFQTRQLLNKQLSFRATSPAAVQRDNYETASFVEDDDESYGEVNRIIGSRMAAGGGGAAMEYLIEWKDGHSPSWVPSSYIAADVVSEYETPWWTAARKADDQALAQLLESSEGRRDANTVDENGRTALLFVAGLGSDKCVRLLSEAGADLDHRDIRGGLTALHMAAGYVQPDAVAALVELGADAEVEDERGLTPLELAREILKTTPKGNPMQFGRRIGLEKVISILEDQVFEYAEVEEILEKRGRGKDVEYLVKWKDGGDCDWVKGVHVAEDVVKDYEAGLEYAVAERVMGKRMGDDGNTEYLVKWTDMADATWEPEENVNISLVQLYEQEEEAQPVNELELGIIKE